The Musa acuminata AAA Group cultivar baxijiao chromosome BXJ2-5, Cavendish_Baxijiao_AAA, whole genome shotgun sequence genomic interval AAAGTCTTAGTTGTTAGTAGATTATTATTCTAGcaacataaaatttataaatatttttattttttgatacaaataaataataaagatgaaatttTTACCGTCTAATCgacttgatataatatttttattaaaaatagatGATGGACCAAATGATAATATTTTGGtcaaatttgatttgatttggataataaatatttaatctgATTTCATTTGTTTGTAATTTCTCGTAACCCAAAATTCAGGTGGGGCTCACAATGGACAACCAACCAATGGGAGGTATTCTTCTGGTGTCTCCTAGTTAGGGTACCAAAATTCAACTGTAGTTGACGTCAACGAGAGGGCAGCATGACATCATCGTATATGTATTCATATATGTTGAATTAAAATTTATAAgggtaaatataaaattaattatatgggTGTGAAAAATTGTGATTGTTGGTATCTCAAAAGAAGGAAGATATTTGTATGATTAAAGGGTGTACATGATGTGACTTTGATGTTTGACATGTTAATATTCGTTCAACATTGGCTATATTCTCTTGCATGAGAATAAGCATATATGCGGTCAAAGAAGGAGAAGGTTTGGAGATGGATAGACATGCTGACCACATCTCTCCTATCGACTCTATTAATTAATATATACCCCTTTTTtacttgaataatattttataatatcaaTTTATTATTGTATGACATATATAATATTTGCCTCTAATCACAAGTCAACGTGTGATCATATGTGGCAGCACATTATTACGCGGGCCGACTCGGACATGTTGCAGGCTTGCAGGGCCCACTGACGGCCCACGAACGAGTACTGCGACACTCTTCGTGACGATTTTGGTTACGACCGCACACGGCGAGCGCAGGATCAACGGTTGGGATCTTTCGCGACCGCTTTATCCGGATCCAATCacgggcgagagagagagagagaagtaagtGTGCGATACCGCCCGGTGATTCGAGGTGGATGAGTTCCACGCTTCGACTTTGACTTCGGCTGCGACTCGTTCTTGCGAATTCAACAACCTACCTACTCGGGAACAGAATGATCGATTGAGAGAGTGTAGGAGAAGAGCGGGAAGTAATACTGAGGAGGAGGAAAGGGGATGTCGAGGTCGAACGCCTTCGTTGCGGcctcttcctttctccttccCAGCCCCAATCGCAGGACGCTCGCCTTCGTTTTCGTCGGCGCCTTCCTCTGCGTCCTCTCCTACCTCCTCGGCATCTACACTAACTACCGCCCCTCTCTCCCGCCCCAACTTGCCCCTGTCGCCCGCAACCCGGAGGACTGCCACCCGCTCTTGCTCCCATCCCCTTCGTCATCGGATGGCCCTCTCCGCTTCCTCCCCCGCCACGCCGCCGCCAACTTGATCCCTCTGGCCTCCGTCGATCAGCCATCGCCGCCGGTCCCCTTCTGCGCTGCCAACTTCACCCACTACTGCCCCTGCCAGGACCCCGATCGCGAGCGCCGGTTCATCACGGTCGACCTCGTGCACCGCGAGCGCCACTGCCCCGGCCCCGACGACCGCCCGCCCCGCTGCCGCGTTCCGCGGCCGCCAGGGTACCGCGCGCCTCTCCCCTGGCCGGCCAGCCGCGACCGAGCGTGGTTCGCGAACGTGCCTTCCACCAAGCTGAGCGAGGCCAAGAAGGACCAAAACTGGGTCAGGGTGGAGGGGAACTGGCTGGTCTTCCCTGGGGGCGGCACATCCTTCATCAAAGGGGTCAAGTGGTACGTCGCCGAGATGGCCAAGCAGGTTCCGCTGCGGAGCGGGGAGATCCGAACTGTTCTGGATATCGGCTGCGGGGTGGGTAGTAAATccaattttgttttgtttctctTTAATTGGATATGGATGTTGCTACGCTAATTGCTTATTGTAGGATATGGTGTTGATAATTTTAGCTAGATCTGGTATCATTACTAGTTTCGGAACCCTTTTTCTTGATAAATTTGCTTATTTTAAAGGGTGGATAAAATGAAAAGGTGGCTGACCTTATATTCTGGGAGGAATGCCAACTTTAAGTAGGAACCGGGAACAAAAAGATATTTTTGTTGTCATCTGTTTACATAACTAGCCCCTTTGTGCTTTTTGCTTTGTTTGTATAGGCAGTAATTCTTTGTTTTGTTCTCTGTATTAATCATTTGATTCATTGTTCATGGTGGCTGGACCATGTGGCTTTTTGATGCTTTTGGGGTTTATCTGTTTGGTTTTCATTTTATGAGCTTGTTATTGATTAAAATTCACAATGACTGTTTCCTTTGATCTGCTTTGGGTATCATGAGGCCTACATTGATTGCATTGTTGGAAACTTCACACTTTTAGGATGTGATTGATCATCCGGATGCATAGAACAGAAAACTTTTAGCTATGGTGGCACTCCGAGGTGGCCGAGGGATTTTTTTACAAGCTCATTGGCTCTTGCAGGTTGCCAGCTTTGGTGGCCATCTTCTTGACTATGACATTTTGACAATGTCTGTTGCACCTAGAGATATACATGAAGCTCAAGTACAATTTGCCCTTGAACGTGGACTTCCAGCAATGCTTGGTGTGTTAAGTATTCACCGGTTACCTTATCCATCAAGGTCTTTCGATATGGCTCACTGTGCAAGGTGTCTTGTTCCCTGGAGTGGTCATGGTAAAAAGTAGTTTCTGAGATTCCATAATATAATCTTCAGAGATTTTtcagtttgttttttttttttatattgagcTTAAACATCATACAATTATTCAATTATTCAGACATAATATAATTCTGTCTGTTTATTTAGTTGCAGATAAGTATCTTTTGTTTATATCAAACACAAAGGGACTCCATAACTTGTGAGATTGGTAGGCGATAAGTGAATCTAAGAAGTCCTCTAGACTATACAGAatattgaatgaaaaataaaatccttTTATTCATTCACCATTATTTCTAACATGGTTTAAAATACCATTGATtgatatatagtggtttgaccgaTAATTGGTGGTGGACCATGCAACTTAGCATCTCTTGGTATACTGCTATCATTATACTGCATGATATCTCGGTATTGTATCTGCGTGCTAGGTTGTTGAAACCAGCATCAGATCGAAAACAATTCTATAGAAGGAAGAAAATTATGTATATGCGGGTGTATAATGAAATATGTGGGAGAAAATTTGCAAATCTAGATTTTTATACCAAAGATGTGAGAGtagagaagagaaaagaagaccGAGTTCCATTACAGATAAGAGGTCACAAGGGATGGTGCCCATCCCAGGGGTGCTTACAAGATCCTAGCTTATGTCCtagaaaatttctaatttaatcttCTTGAATATCAAAGGATAGAATTAGCCTTAGGTCTCTTTGACCCTGCACTATCGAATATGATGAGATGAAATTGAGCTGGACAGAAAGCACCAACATGGGCCTTTATCTGTCGAGGTTGACAATGTGTAGGACCTAAGCCTTGCAGAGGTAGACTGAGTTGAGGAACCTGCCGAAACAAAGAAGGTTATGCGACTATGTTCCAAAACAGTAGTTTGAATTAACTCTGAGGTGAAGAATTACCCAAGGTGGAAATTTTGGGAGAACAAAGCCTTGGAACATAGGAGATTGATCATTCTAACTCTGTTAGCCTTGAGGAGGttcctttttatctttttatagtgTGAAACCCTCATAATGACTcctatgtagatcagtttttaaaGCCTCAATTACTAGTTTCTTATCTTTATACACCACCTAATATTGATTCTTTATAATGAATTTTCATGTTTTTCATCCATTTTACTGTTTGTGAATGTTCTGTAAACAATTGTTGTTATTTCTCATGTAGTTACTCCTGATATCATTGTTGCTTTGAAGAAAACATAAATGATGCTAGTAAGGAAATTTGTAAGGAGATTGATGATTTGACATTAAAAATCTTTTTCAGATGGGCTATACTTGTTGGAAATTGACCGCGTTCTTCGACCTGGTGGCTATTGGGTTTTGTCTGGGCCACCCATTAACTGGAAGAACATGTATAAGGGCTGGGCACGGAAACGCAAGGATCTAGAAGCAGAGCAGAAGGCTATAGAAGATTTAGCCAAACAACTATGTTGGAAGAAGGTTTCAGAAAAAGGTGGCATTGCTGTATGGAGAAAGCCCACTAATCATTTGCACTGTATTAAAAAGTCAAAGATTCTGAATTCTCCACCATTCTGCTCAGGAACTGACCCAGATTCTGCTTGGTAAGTTTTTTCTTGTCCCTTCTtaaagtgctactaagagtatccAAGCTTGAAGTTACATATACTATATGCATTTCTGGGTTTCCATACTGATAACCAGTTCTCATCTCCGGGTGACCTAAGTAGCATTTAACCGGTCAATTCTTGGTGCTCCAAATAGGTCTTTCACTTATACAACTTGTTGACATCGCATTTAAACAACTCTAGACATTTTGGGACATGCTGCTCTGTATGATTTAAACATACTGAATTAGGAACTATTTCCTCTGAACTGGAATTTGATTGGAGTAATTCTGATCATAGTTTTTGTTTATCAGATATGCCAGTGGGGTGTCCACATAGTTGAACAGTATTCATAGTTACATACTGCAAGATACTGTTGGTACAAAAACAAAAGAGATTTTTACTAATTATTAGGTAGATAACCTGTTTAATTTCTGGGTTCTAGAGGATATTAGGCAGCCAGAAAAAGTTGATAATTTAGGGAGGAGGGATAGATTCTTCACTACTAATCCGAAGTGACCTACAATTTGTCATGGCTTTGATGCGGGATAAATGTGAAAAGGTTTAAGTTAAGGGTTTTAGTTAATTATAGTGGCTGTATTAAGAGTTTTGAAAGCATGATTTAAGTTACCACGGTAAGGCCAACACATATTAACCGGTACTTATTGGACTGACCAAACATCACTATTGGT includes:
- the LOC103986408 gene encoding probable methyltransferase PMT19, with product MSRSNAFVAASSFLLPSPNRRTLAFVFVGAFLCVLSYLLGIYTNYRPSLPPQLAPVARNPEDCHPLLLPSPSSSDGPLRFLPRHAAANLIPLASVDQPSPPVPFCAANFTHYCPCQDPDRERRFITVDLVHRERHCPGPDDRPPRCRVPRPPGYRAPLPWPASRDRAWFANVPSTKLSEAKKDQNWVRVEGNWLVFPGGGTSFIKGVKWYVAEMAKQVPLRSGEIRTVLDIGCGVASFGGHLLDYDILTMSVAPRDIHEAQVQFALERGLPAMLGVLSIHRLPYPSRSFDMAHCARCLVPWSGHDGLYLLEIDRVLRPGGYWVLSGPPINWKNMYKGWARKRKDLEAEQKAIEDLAKQLCWKKVSEKGGIAVWRKPTNHLHCIKKSKILNSPPFCSGTDPDSAWYMKMELCISPLPSVEEIEQTAGGNILTWPERLNAAPPRIISKNIDGVIIEAFSHENKLWNERISYYEEYLSNLPRGKYRNIMDMNAGFGGFAAALSKYPVWVMNVIPVDGKNNTLGIVYERGLIGTYMDWCEAFSTYPRTYDLLHANGIFGMYMDKCEIIDILLEMDRILRPEGAVIIRDHVDVIVKAKQAADRLRWQSKIVHSENGPFHPEKLLIVDNSVAVDRNQASRR